One window of Deltaproteobacteria bacterium CG11_big_fil_rev_8_21_14_0_20_49_13 genomic DNA carries:
- the thiE gene encoding thiamine phosphate synthase yields the protein MNRISGLYGIVDTTFSPQYSHAELAHLMLLGGCQLIQLRMKPSDTNGSWSESVFKTAQKIMALKKEFDFTFIINDYIEVAGKLNADGVHVGPNDTPVKDVRRSLGDKFIIGYSSSKGLDLGLVAEKFGADYVAFGAIFPTKAKGPDHPVQGLERLRTFCSEIKKPVVAIGGINRSNIDDVIKCGVSSVAMIRGITEAKDIVSETKWYVNKFYSSSP from the coding sequence ATGAATAGAATATCTGGGCTTTATGGGATAGTGGACACTACTTTCTCTCCGCAATATTCACATGCCGAACTGGCTCATCTCATGCTACTTGGAGGCTGTCAGCTTATCCAATTAAGAATGAAACCAAGCGACACGAACGGCTCATGGTCCGAAAGCGTATTCAAAACCGCACAAAAGATAATGGCGCTTAAAAAAGAGTTCGATTTCACCTTCATTATAAATGATTACATAGAAGTTGCGGGTAAACTCAATGCTGACGGGGTTCACGTTGGCCCCAACGACACGCCCGTGAAAGATGTACGAAGATCTTTGGGCGACAAGTTCATTATCGGATACTCGTCTTCCAAGGGGCTGGACCTTGGGCTCGTGGCGGAGAAGTTTGGCGCAGATTATGTCGCCTTCGGTGCGATATTCCCCACCAAGGCAAAGGGGCCCGATCATCCGGTGCAGGGACTGGAAAGATTGAGGACGTTCTGTTCCGAGATAAAGAAGCCGGTCGTTGCCATCGGCGGGATAAACCGAAGCAATATAGATGATGTGATAAAGTGTGGCGTTTCATCGGTCGCGATGATAAGGGGTATAACAGAGGCAAAGGATATTGTGAGCGAGACGAAGTGGTATGTAAACAAATTTTATTCTTCAAGCCCGTAG
- the thiD gene encoding bifunctional hydroxymethylpyrimidine kinase/phosphomethylpyrimidine kinase, which translates to MQAVLTIAGSDPSGGAGIQADLRTIELFGAKGLSAITAITAQTDKMAYGINPVSADILTQQLSAAARDSDVSAIKIGMIGSAANVRAIMLFLHSVKVPHIVIDPVLASTSGMPLLEAHAFKAFKEELLPNATVITPNIDEAGVLTGMRLWNVGIMKEAAQQIYAECWQLRRDKTKTLAVLVKGGHSTGDPTDVLFDGKKFTEFKGKRMEGPAKHGTGCRLSSAIASGLANGKTLEKAISEAKKFIENFISEKGENQ; encoded by the coding sequence ATGCAAGCAGTTCTAACCATAGCCGGCAGTGACCCGTCTGGGGGGGCCGGTATTCAAGCTGACCTTAGGACCATCGAACTCTTCGGAGCCAAAGGCCTTTCAGCTATCACCGCCATCACCGCGCAGACAGATAAGATGGCCTACGGCATCAACCCGGTATCGGCCGACATTTTGACCCAGCAACTATCTGCCGCGGCAAGAGATTCAGATGTTTCGGCCATTAAGATAGGAATGATAGGAAGTGCCGCCAACGTGAGGGCGATAATGCTTTTCCTACACTCCGTAAAAGTTCCCCATATCGTCATAGATCCCGTTCTTGCGTCCACAAGCGGCATGCCGCTCCTCGAAGCGCACGCCTTCAAGGCATTCAAAGAAGAGCTGCTACCTAACGCAACGGTCATAACTCCCAACATCGATGAAGCGGGCGTTCTAACCGGTATGCGGCTTTGGAACGTTGGCATAATGAAGGAGGCGGCACAGCAGATATATGCTGAATGCTGGCAACTCCGCCGCGATAAGACAAAAACCCTTGCGGTCCTTGTTAAGGGCGGCCATTCAACGGGCGACCCGACGGATGTCCTTTTTGACGGTAAGAAATTCACCGAGTTCAAAGGCAAAAGGATGGAAGGCCCGGCCAAACACGGCACCGGCTGCCGCTTATCATCTGCAATCGCCAGCGGCCTTGCGAACGGGAAGACCTTGGAAAAAGCCATATCAGAGGCAAAAAAATTCATAGAAAATTTCATTAGCGAAAAAGGAGAAAACCAATGA
- a CDS encoding leucyl aminopeptidase — protein MQFKFSKEPLEKIRSDLVLVLCQQKKKDKKDKGTAVLLRGGDGAELDQYLGGIIGKVIKDEEFRGELGTCKIIYTAGKIPARAVILMGMGEMNEFTSNVPRKLGAKVVSVANEVRAKSLAVTVIMDNIKGVPPALRIQSFVEGVLLGSYKFEEYKNKEDIEPDTLKEISLGVKSGGKKIEEAVKKGAVLANGVILARDLINTPAHDLTPEDLAKKAKEIATKGKLGISVLGKKEIEKERLNLLLAVAAGSKNEPRFIHLSYRPAKKARAKIALVGKGVTFDAGGYNLKPSSGMDHMKNDMGGGAVVLGLMKVISELKLPIGVDAYIPATDNMVSGSAEVPGNIIMSRSGKTVEILNTDAEGRLILADAITYATEKKPDIIIDMATLTGHVRYAIGEIYTAVLGNDQKLIDKYIACAKEESEPAWQLPLEKEYKKGLKESLADINNTGKSKAGAIIGALFLDEFVGDTKWIHLDIAESAWTDEDKDYTPKGGTGSPLRSVLRFLSSF, from the coding sequence ATGCAATTCAAATTTTCGAAAGAACCGCTTGAAAAGATCAGGTCCGACCTTGTGCTCGTTCTGTGCCAGCAAAAGAAAAAGGACAAAAAAGACAAAGGAACCGCCGTTCTTCTAAGGGGGGGCGACGGCGCAGAGCTCGACCAATATCTGGGCGGGATCATAGGCAAGGTGATAAAGGACGAAGAGTTCAGGGGCGAGCTCGGAACCTGCAAGATAATATATACCGCCGGAAAGATACCGGCCAGGGCCGTTATTCTGATGGGGATGGGCGAAATGAATGAGTTCACATCCAACGTTCCAAGAAAGCTCGGCGCCAAAGTGGTTTCGGTGGCAAACGAGGTAAGGGCAAAGAGCCTGGCCGTAACTGTCATAATGGATAACATAAAAGGCGTTCCTCCCGCGCTCAGGATACAATCGTTCGTAGAGGGGGTCCTCCTTGGAAGTTATAAGTTCGAAGAATATAAGAATAAAGAAGATATCGAACCCGATACGCTCAAAGAAATTTCCTTAGGCGTCAAGTCAGGCGGAAAGAAGATCGAAGAGGCCGTTAAAAAAGGGGCCGTGCTGGCAAACGGCGTGATCCTTGCGCGCGACCTGATAAATACCCCGGCACACGACCTGACCCCTGAAGACCTCGCCAAAAAGGCTAAAGAGATAGCAACAAAGGGGAAATTAGGGATCTCGGTGCTTGGAAAGAAGGAGATAGAAAAGGAGAGGTTGAACCTCCTTTTGGCGGTAGCCGCGGGAAGCAAGAACGAACCACGGTTCATTCATTTGAGCTATAGACCGGCCAAAAAGGCCAGGGCCAAGATAGCCCTGGTCGGCAAAGGGGTAACGTTCGACGCCGGCGGATATAATTTAAAGCCGTCATCGGGCATGGACCACATGAAGAATGATATGGGCGGCGGCGCCGTAGTCTTGGGGCTCATGAAGGTGATAAGCGAGCTCAAACTTCCCATAGGCGTCGACGCATACATTCCCGCCACCGATAACATGGTAAGCGGTTCGGCAGAGGTGCCCGGCAACATAATAATGTCAAGAAGCGGCAAGACCGTGGAGATACTCAACACCGACGCCGAAGGAAGGCTCATACTTGCCGACGCCATCACCTACGCTACAGAAAAGAAGCCGGACATCATAATAGATATGGCGACCCTCACGGGGCATGTTCGTTATGCAATAGGAGAGATCTATACCGCGGTGCTTGGGAACGACCAGAAGCTCATAGATAAATATATCGCCTGTGCAAAAGAGGAGAGCGAACCCGCGTGGCAGCTCCCGCTCGAAAAAGAATACAAGAAGGGGCTTAAAGAAAGCCTTGCGGATATCAACAACACCGGAAAATCAAAAGCCGGGGCAATAATAGGCGCCCTATTCCTTGACGAGTTCGTGGGCGACACAAAGTGGATCCATCTGGACATCGCAGAGTCGGCGTGGACAGACGAAGATAAGGATTACACTCCAAAGGGTGGCACCGGTTCACCTTTGAGGTCGGTCTTACGCTTCTTGTCGTCGTTCTAA